GCCTGGCGACTCGGTGATCTTCCGCATCCATCGGGTGGTGATCGCGCTCGATGGCGGCAACGGCCGTCCGAAGATGACGCGCCTGCAGATGGCGCCGGACGCGCATCGTTCCACAGTCAGCGACCACATTGCCTGCGGCCGCGAGCTCTGCGACCTCCAGTGGTTCCCCGACGGTTCCAAGCTGGCCTTCGTCTCCGTCTCGCGTGACCACAAGCAGGCCTGGTTCCGCGTGGCCGACGCCCGCACGGGCGAGGTGCGCACGCTGTTCGAGGAGCGCAACGAGACCCACATCGGCGATGCCAGCATCGACTCCGAGCTGTGGCGCATCCTGCCGGAGAGCAACGAACTCATCTGGTGGAGCACGCGCGACAACTGGTACCACCTGTTTCTCTACGACCTCAACACCGGCCAGCTCAAGAATCGTATCACCTCGGGCGACGGCAACGTGCTGCGTATCGCACGCATCGACACGAAGGCCCGCCAGGTCTACTACGTGGGCAACAGCCGCGAGGCCGGCCGCGATCCGTACTTCGCGCATCTCTACCGCGTGGGCCTCAACGGCCGCGGCCACACGCTGCTCACGCCGGAGAACGCCAACCACTCGCCTTCGCCCTCGCCAGACGGCAACTGGTGGATCGACAGCTACTCCACGCCCAACACGCCCACGGTCACGGTGCTCCGCCGCGCCGACGGCCGCGTGGTGCGCGAACTCGCGCGCGCCGACGTCTCGCGCCTCGTGGCCGCCGGCTGGACGCCGCCGACGCCGATCGTCGTGAAGGCCCGCGATGGCGTGACCGACCTGTACGGGCTGATGTTCACGCCCACGCAGCTCGACTCCACGCGCAAGTATCCGGTCGTCACCTACATCTACCCGGGCCCTCAGGGCGGCTCGGTGGGCTCGCGCTCGTTCTCGCCCGCCCGCGGTGATCACCGCGCGCTGGCCGAGCTCGGCTTCATCGTCGTGGCCATCGACGGCATGGGCTCTTCGCCGCTGCGCTCGAAGGCCTTCCACGATGCCTATTACGGCCGGATGGGCGACAACACGATCCCCGACCAGGTCTCTGGCATCCGCGATCTCGCCAAGCAGTACCCGTTCGTCGACCTCAACCGCGTCGGCATCTGGGGTCACTCGGGCGGCGGCTTCGCCACCGCGGCCGCGATGTTCCGCGCGCCGGACTTCTTCAAGGTCGGCATCGCGGAGTCGGGCAACCACGACAATCGCAACTACGAGGACGACTGGGGCGAGCGCTACCAGGGCCTGCTCGTCAAGAACGGCAACTCGGACAACTACGCCGACGAGGCCAACCAGACGCACGCCGCGCGCCTGCAGGGCAAGCTCATGCTGATCCACGGCATGATGGACGACAACGTGCCGGTGTCGAACACACTGCTCGTCGTGGATGCGCTGATGAAGGCCAACAAGGATTTCGACCTGATCCTGCTGCCGCACGCCCGGCACGGCTTCGGCCCGGACGGCGCCTACATCATGCGCCGCCGCTGGGACTACTTCGTCGAGCACCTGCAGGGCAACGTGCCGCCGCGGGAGTTCCGGATGGGACAGCAGATGCAGCGCTGACCCACGCGATTCACGGCACAGACGGGGCGGCCTCGGCGACGAGGCCGCCCCGTCGTGCTTTGGGAGGACTCCGCGCACCAGAGGCAGACGGCGGGTGCCTCGGTCTGCACCCACGCGCTCGGGTGTCCGCCGCCTGCGCCAGACGATAGGTTGGAGGCACTTCAACCGGAGCCTGTCCATGTTCCGCTCCAGTTCCGTGCTCGGATCGCTCCAGGACTCGTGGGCGCGATTC
This window of the Gemmatimonadaceae bacterium genome carries:
- a CDS encoding DPP IV N-terminal domain-containing protein translates to MILRTVLLLSAPALLLAQSTSRQVSVEDYQRAERMLAPSVMRLMSGTASQVSWLPDGRLWYRLSTEGGSELRIVDPARNTSRACVADQDPCAPTRTTAPAQRPPANSSVSPDGSRAVYIRDHNLWVKDLTTGAESALTTDGVDGFGYATNNAGWVHSDNPVVTWSPDSKQIATFQHDGRGVDNMYMVSTNVGSPQLQAWKYPLPGDSVIFRIHRVVIALDGGNGRPKMTRLQMAPDAHRSTVSDHIACGRELCDLQWFPDGSKLAFVSVSRDHKQAWFRVADARTGEVRTLFEERNETHIGDASIDSELWRILPESNELIWWSTRDNWYHLFLYDLNTGQLKNRITSGDGNVLRIARIDTKARQVYYVGNSREAGRDPYFAHLYRVGLNGRGHTLLTPENANHSPSPSPDGNWWIDSYSTPNTPTVTVLRRADGRVVRELARADVSRLVAAGWTPPTPIVVKARDGVTDLYGLMFTPTQLDSTRKYPVVTYIYPGPQGGSVGSRSFSPARGDHRALAELGFIVVAIDGMGSSPLRSKAFHDAYYGRMGDNTIPDQVSGIRDLAKQYPFVDLNRVGIWGHSGGGFATAAAMFRAPDFFKVGIAESGNHDNRNYEDDWGERYQGLLVKNGNSDNYADEANQTHAARLQGKLMLIHGMMDDNVPVSNTLLVVDALMKANKDFDLILLPHARHGFGPDGAYIMRRRWDYFVEHLQGNVPPREFRMGQQMQR